Proteins encoded in a region of the uncultured Paludibaculum sp. genome:
- a CDS encoding sugar-binding transcriptional regulator, with product MARIDELRLMAKIARMYYTQGLRQTEICARLNIHQSTVSRVLKRAEREGIVRITVSLPPGTHTDVEDALQSRFGLDEAVVVDCLDDEAQISHDLGAAAAFYLENTLKAGDVIGISSWSAALLEMVNAIHPSQRFKSNRVIQILGGVGSPNAEVHATQVTRRLADLIGGEATLLPAPGVVGSRNARDVLVKDRFVREALDLFPQVTLALVGIGATEPSRALASSGNIFSPREVGMLAEKGAVGDICLRFFDAAGRQVLTELNDRVISMELDQLQAVPRVVGVAGGQRKTSAIRGALAGKLINVLITDLASAGRLLAGGPQPVAEQAGGNGRASTKRTAKSR from the coding sequence ATGGCTCGCATCGATGAACTCCGGCTGATGGCAAAAATCGCGCGCATGTACTATACGCAAGGTCTGCGGCAGACGGAGATCTGCGCCCGGCTCAACATCCATCAGTCCACGGTTTCCCGGGTACTGAAGCGGGCTGAGCGCGAGGGCATCGTTCGCATCACCGTCAGCCTGCCGCCCGGCACGCACACCGACGTCGAGGATGCCCTACAGTCGCGGTTTGGACTGGATGAAGCAGTGGTCGTCGATTGCCTGGACGACGAAGCGCAGATCTCTCACGACCTGGGCGCGGCCGCGGCCTTTTACCTCGAGAACACGCTCAAAGCCGGTGACGTCATCGGCATCTCCTCATGGAGCGCCGCCCTTCTTGAGATGGTGAACGCCATCCATCCCAGCCAGCGCTTCAAGAGCAACCGCGTCATCCAGATCCTGGGCGGTGTCGGCAGCCCCAACGCCGAGGTCCATGCCACGCAGGTCACACGCCGCCTGGCCGACCTCATCGGTGGGGAAGCCACGCTCCTGCCGGCGCCTGGAGTGGTGGGCTCCCGCAACGCCCGCGACGTCCTCGTGAAAGACCGCTTTGTGCGCGAGGCCCTCGATCTCTTCCCCCAGGTGACGCTCGCCCTGGTCGGTATCGGAGCCACCGAACCCTCTCGCGCCTTGGCCTCCAGCGGCAACATCTTTTCTCCGCGCGAGGTCGGCATGCTGGCCGAGAAAGGAGCTGTCGGTGACATCTGCCTGCGCTTCTTCGACGCCGCGGGCCGGCAGGTGTTGACCGAATTGAACGACCGTGTCATCAGCATGGAATTGGACCAACTGCAGGCTGTGCCCCGCGTGGTCGGCGTCGCCGGCGGACAACGAAAAACCAGTGCCATCCGCGGCGCGCTGGCCGGCAAGCTGATCAACGTCCTCATCACCGATCTCGCTTCCGCCGGGCGACTGCTGGCCGGAGGCCCGCAACCCGTAGCGGAGCAGGCCGGTGGCAACGGGCGCGCATCCACGAAGAGGACGGCCAAATCGCGATGA
- the glpK gene encoding glycerol kinase GlpK: MSRAQLILSIDQGTTNTKALLLDHAGVVRATSSRPVAITFPQPGWVEQDARALWTSVTAVIDECLAQAGNAEVAAVGLSNQRESAVAWDRRTGEPVGPCVVWQCRRTAGFCDELRGLGLEPLIRERSGLTLDPLFSASKLHWILTHTPDGLARAVTGELCAGNVDSWLLWNLTSGASFATDASNASRTQLMNLATCAWDPELLRIFDIPPACLPRVQASSSIFGVTASCGSLPAGIPVASMIGDSHAALFGHAAFAPGAVKATYGTGSSLMTPIDRAAVSSHGLSTTVAWADAARVRYALEGNITNTGGTVQWLAAFLGLPGGAEEVAALAATVPDSAGAYLVPAFAGLGAPHWDADARGLLCGLTRGTTTAHAARAAVDSIAYQVHDVFEAMRQDADLPIPALFADGGASRNHRLMQFQADILDCPVIRSSSPDLSAIGAAWLAGLATGFWKSLEELESLPRATTRFEPQMPESLRGTLLDGWRNALLRSRSRPVD, from the coding sequence TTGTCCCGCGCCCAGCTCATCCTCTCGATTGACCAGGGGACGACAAACACCAAGGCGTTGCTGCTCGACCACGCCGGAGTGGTCCGGGCCACGTCCTCGCGGCCGGTCGCCATCACATTCCCCCAGCCGGGCTGGGTGGAGCAGGACGCCCGCGCGCTCTGGACATCGGTCACCGCGGTCATCGACGAGTGTCTGGCGCAGGCCGGTAACGCGGAGGTCGCAGCCGTTGGCCTCTCCAATCAACGGGAATCTGCCGTGGCGTGGGATCGCCGCACGGGCGAGCCGGTCGGGCCGTGTGTCGTCTGGCAGTGCCGCCGCACGGCCGGCTTTTGTGACGAATTGCGCGGCCTAGGCTTGGAGCCCCTCATCCGCGAGCGCTCCGGCTTGACGCTGGACCCGCTTTTCTCCGCCTCCAAGCTGCATTGGATCCTCACCCACACGCCGGACGGCCTGGCCCGCGCCGTCACCGGTGAGCTCTGCGCCGGCAACGTCGACAGTTGGCTGCTCTGGAACCTCACCAGTGGTGCATCATTCGCCACCGACGCCAGCAACGCTTCGCGCACGCAGCTTATGAACCTTGCCACTTGCGCCTGGGATCCCGAACTGCTGCGCATCTTCGACATTCCGCCGGCCTGCCTACCGCGCGTGCAGGCTTCCAGCAGCATCTTCGGCGTCACCGCGAGTTGCGGCTCGTTGCCCGCGGGCATCCCCGTGGCAAGCATGATCGGCGACTCCCACGCGGCACTGTTCGGCCACGCTGCTTTTGCACCCGGCGCCGTAAAGGCCACTTACGGCACGGGGTCCTCTCTGATGACACCCATCGACCGGGCGGCCGTTTCCAGCCACGGCCTCTCCACCACCGTAGCGTGGGCCGACGCGGCGCGCGTTCGCTACGCGCTGGAAGGCAACATCACCAATACCGGCGGCACGGTCCAATGGCTGGCCGCCTTCTTGGGTCTACCCGGCGGCGCTGAGGAGGTGGCCGCGTTGGCCGCCACCGTACCCGACTCCGCCGGAGCCTACCTGGTGCCCGCCTTCGCCGGACTCGGCGCGCCGCATTGGGACGCAGATGCGCGCGGCCTGCTCTGCGGTCTGACCCGCGGCACCACCACCGCCCACGCCGCCAGGGCCGCCGTCGATTCCATCGCGTACCAGGTGCACGATGTCTTCGAGGCGATGCGGCAGGATGCGGACCTCCCCATCCCTGCGCTGTTCGCCGATGGGGGCGCCAGCCGCAACCACCGGTTGATGCAGTTCCAGGCCGATATCCTGGACTGCCCGGTCATCCGCAGCTCCTCGCCCGATCTTTCCGCCATCGGCGCAGCTTGGCTTGCCGGGCTCGCCACTGGCTTCTGGAAGTCCCTCGAAGAATTGGAAAGCCTGCCACGCGCCACCACTCGATTCGAACCCCAGATGCCCGAATCTCTGCGCGGCACGCTTCTCGACGGCTGGCGGAACGCTCTGCTGCGGAGCCGATCGCGACCGGTGGATTAG
- a CDS encoding dihydrodipicolinate synthase family protein, with protein MINSSAMNSWALRGIIPPVITPLRGDDLLDEAGLEKLIEYLLAGGVSGLFVSGTTGEGPALSYHTRRAMIRRTAALVAGRVPVLAGLLDSAYPEMIALARYAAEVGADAVVGAPPCYFPLSQDDIFEFTQRLAAESPLPVLLYNTPHSSVRFELDTLERIADLPGIHGLKDSNGDPKYLEQLLRWKRTRADFSVYVGPEEFLASALRSGADGGVSGGANLFPKLYANWYKACAQDDTARIEALSKQVQQVWASIYTVGDSHSSIVRGLKCGLSLLGICDDHLATPYCPATRDERSRVREFVERFLQENGEPCPSIKQ; from the coding sequence GTGATAAACTCATCAGCGATGAACAGTTGGGCATTGCGTGGAATCATCCCGCCCGTGATTACCCCTCTTCGAGGCGACGATCTCCTGGATGAGGCCGGACTTGAGAAACTGATCGAGTATCTGTTGGCCGGTGGCGTCAGTGGTCTCTTTGTGTCGGGCACCACTGGCGAGGGGCCCGCCCTTTCGTACCACACCCGGCGCGCGATGATCCGCCGCACGGCGGCGTTGGTGGCCGGTCGGGTTCCGGTGCTGGCGGGCCTCCTCGATTCGGCGTACCCCGAGATGATCGCGTTGGCCCGTTACGCTGCCGAAGTGGGGGCCGATGCCGTGGTGGGCGCGCCACCGTGCTACTTCCCATTAAGTCAGGACGACATCTTTGAGTTCACCCAGCGCTTGGCCGCCGAGTCGCCGCTGCCCGTGCTTCTGTACAACACGCCGCACTCCAGCGTGCGTTTTGAACTGGACACGCTGGAACGAATCGCCGATCTGCCGGGCATTCACGGTCTGAAGGACAGCAACGGCGACCCTAAGTACCTGGAGCAACTGCTGCGCTGGAAGCGGACGCGGGCAGACTTTTCCGTGTACGTCGGCCCTGAGGAGTTTCTCGCCTCGGCGTTGCGCTCTGGCGCTGACGGAGGTGTCAGCGGCGGCGCCAATCTCTTTCCTAAGCTATACGCGAACTGGTATAAAGCCTGCGCGCAGGACGACACGGCGCGGATCGAGGCGTTGTCCAAGCAGGTTCAACAAGTATGGGCTTCGATCTACACTGTGGGTGACTCGCATTCGAGCATCGTGCGCGGACTGAAATGCGGGCTCTCGCTGCTTGGAATCTGCGACGATCATCTGGCTACTCCTTACTGCCCGGCCACGCGGGACGAGCGTTCTCGCGTAAGAGAGTTTGTGGAGCGCTTCCTCCAGGAAAATGGAGAGCCCTGCCCTTCAATCAAGCAATAA
- a CDS encoding transketolase, with the protein MQSPDPRQADHDLAVAKATRLARTIRRTSLQMVYTAQLGHPGGDLSAADILAALYSAVLHLDPDDPHAPGRDRFILSKGHCSAALYATLAEAGFYPRERLSEFMQPLSPFNGHPNRNKVPGVEANTGPLGHGLPIGVGAAKAAKITNAPWRTFVLTGDGELQEGSNWEAAMAASQFRLDNLTVIVDRNGLQQGAETEQTVGLEPLVDRWRAFGWAVRELDGHDMDALIRTLRTAPFESGRPSCIIARTHKGRGVSFIEDRVEWHHRVPTTEELATALAELAEDAQ; encoded by the coding sequence ATGCAATCACCCGATCCAAGGCAAGCGGATCACGATCTCGCCGTCGCCAAGGCCACGCGCCTGGCCCGCACGATTCGCCGGACCAGCCTGCAAATGGTTTACACGGCGCAACTGGGCCATCCCGGCGGTGACCTCTCCGCGGCCGACATCCTCGCTGCCCTTTACTCCGCGGTCTTGCACCTCGATCCTGACGATCCGCACGCACCCGGCCGCGACCGCTTCATCCTCAGCAAGGGCCACTGCTCCGCCGCTCTCTACGCAACCCTCGCCGAGGCCGGCTTCTATCCGCGCGAACGCCTCTCGGAATTCATGCAGCCTCTGTCGCCGTTCAATGGGCATCCCAATCGCAACAAGGTCCCCGGCGTCGAGGCCAACACCGGCCCGCTGGGACACGGCCTGCCCATCGGCGTCGGAGCGGCGAAGGCTGCAAAGATCACCAACGCCCCCTGGCGGACCTTCGTCCTGACCGGCGATGGCGAATTGCAGGAGGGCAGCAACTGGGAAGCGGCCATGGCCGCCTCGCAATTCCGCCTCGACAACCTCACCGTCATCGTCGACCGCAACGGCCTCCAGCAGGGCGCCGAGACCGAACAGACCGTCGGCCTCGAGCCGCTCGTAGATCGCTGGCGCGCCTTCGGCTGGGCCGTGCGGGAGCTGGACGGGCACGACATGGACGCCCTCATCCGCACCCTTCGGACGGCACCATTTGAATCCGGCCGGCCTAGCTGCATCATCGCCCGCACGCATAAGGGCCGCGGCGTCTCGTTCATTGAGGATCGCGTCGAATGGCACCACCGCGTCCCCACAACCGAGGAACTGGCCACGGCTTTAGCCGAACTGGCGGAGGACGCGCAATGA
- a CDS encoding SUMF1/EgtB/PvdO family nonheme iron enzyme encodes MKHPLLPRRDRPFRPAAALACLFLTCLAPPNAHAAVESATNSVGARMVALRPGEFLMGDATGDWDERPVHRVALSKPLWMSAAPITNVQYEQFDPSHRRWRGAGTDGFPSGDNDAVTFVSWKDATAFCNWLSKREGKKYRLPTEAEWEYAARTAPTHFEQLTGGIEQWALDWYGPYPVAAQRDPAGYRAGATRVTRGGIRWQVVTKDYDTKWVHGPARRVTDRLSFLEDDRYGGLGFRVVAASEPSNLLDVPPPELNARGVEQRRYDWLAGREDPDKPYFAGPLEFVRLPLNPNGPLFPQHNHFPSLTWCPNGDLLATWYSGTDERGTQLNIAASRLRRGQTEWEEASPFWIAAERNNHSTALWTDPDTGRIYHFQGVGSRPDQRNQILMLRTSDDSGATWTPPRIILPDRAMWNPHVVLRTREGEFVVTSDVNFEKPIWGRIIVSRDAGTSWREAPGRILGQHPGIVQLKDGSLLAVGRDDWNRQHTGLPGSGVPFSVSRDLGKTWTYRREPGLGVGIGMGQRPVLIRLAEGPLLYIGFTDPPPDLDYAIPAGADTIEIVDAAGVRRRVHGMFAALSFDEGKTWKNLKLLTPGPELRHLNGGGNTGPFDSDASHAEPRGYIQAVQSPNGMIHLISSRLHYRFNYAWLLTPTVAAQAPVAR; translated from the coding sequence ATGAAACATCCATTGCTACCTCGACGAGACCGTCCGTTTCGGCCGGCCGCCGCTCTCGCCTGCCTCTTTTTGACCTGCCTGGCACCGCCAAACGCGCACGCCGCCGTGGAGAGTGCCACCAATTCGGTCGGCGCTCGCATGGTCGCGCTCCGGCCGGGTGAGTTTCTCATGGGCGACGCCACCGGCGATTGGGACGAGCGGCCCGTGCATCGCGTCGCGCTCTCCAAGCCGCTTTGGATGAGCGCCGCTCCGATCACCAATGTCCAATATGAGCAGTTTGACCCGAGCCATCGCCGTTGGCGCGGCGCCGGCACCGACGGCTTTCCCTCGGGCGATAACGATGCGGTCACCTTCGTCAGTTGGAAGGACGCCACGGCCTTCTGCAACTGGCTCTCCAAACGTGAAGGCAAGAAGTATCGTCTGCCCACCGAGGCCGAATGGGAGTACGCCGCACGCACGGCGCCGACGCACTTTGAACAACTCACTGGCGGCATCGAGCAATGGGCGCTCGATTGGTATGGCCCGTACCCTGTGGCCGCCCAACGCGACCCGGCGGGCTATCGCGCGGGCGCCACGCGCGTGACGCGCGGCGGCATTCGCTGGCAAGTGGTGACCAAGGACTACGACACAAAGTGGGTCCATGGCCCGGCGCGCCGCGTGACCGATCGTCTGAGCTTCCTGGAAGACGATCGCTACGGGGGACTCGGCTTTCGCGTCGTCGCCGCCTCCGAGCCGTCTAATCTTCTCGACGTGCCCCCACCGGAGCTCAACGCTCGCGGCGTCGAGCAGCGGCGTTATGACTGGCTCGCCGGACGCGAAGATCCCGACAAGCCCTACTTCGCCGGCCCGCTCGAGTTCGTCCGTCTTCCGCTCAATCCCAACGGACCGCTCTTTCCGCAGCACAATCATTTTCCCTCCCTGACGTGGTGCCCGAACGGCGACTTGCTCGCCACTTGGTACAGTGGCACGGACGAACGCGGCACGCAGTTGAACATCGCCGCCTCGCGCCTGCGCCGCGGCCAAACCGAGTGGGAGGAGGCGTCGCCGTTCTGGATCGCGGCCGAGCGCAACAACCACTCCACCGCGCTGTGGACCGACCCGGACACGGGACGCATCTATCACTTCCAAGGCGTTGGCAGCCGGCCCGACCAGCGCAATCAGATTCTGATGTTGCGCACCAGTGACGATAGCGGCGCCACATGGACCCCGCCACGCATCATTCTGCCCGATCGCGCCATGTGGAATCCGCATGTGGTGCTGCGCACGCGTGAAGGCGAGTTCGTCGTCACCAGCGACGTCAACTTCGAGAAGCCCATCTGGGGCCGGATTATCGTGAGCCGTGATGCAGGCACGAGCTGGCGGGAGGCGCCCGGCCGCATTCTCGGCCAACATCCGGGCATCGTCCAGTTGAAAGACGGCAGCCTGCTCGCCGTGGGCCGCGACGATTGGAACCGGCAACACACCGGGCTGCCCGGCAGCGGTGTGCCGTTCAGTGTTAGCCGCGACCTCGGCAAGACGTGGACCTATCGTCGCGAACCGGGCCTCGGCGTCGGCATCGGCATGGGCCAGCGGCCCGTGCTGATCCGTCTGGCCGAAGGTCCGCTGCTCTATATCGGATTCACCGATCCTCCGCCCGACCTCGACTATGCGATTCCAGCCGGCGCCGACACGATCGAGATCGTCGACGCGGCCGGCGTGCGCCGTCGCGTGCACGGCATGTTCGCCGCGCTCTCTTTCGACGAGGGCAAGACTTGGAAGAACCTGAAGCTGTTGACGCCTGGCCCGGAGCTGCGTCACCTCAACGGCGGCGGCAACACAGGCCCCTTCGACTCGGATGCATCGCACGCCGAGCCGCGCGGCTACATCCAGGCCGTGCAGAGCCCGAATGGGATGATCCATCTCATCTCCAGCCGGTTGCACTATCGCTTCAATTACGCCTGGTTGCTCACCCCAACCGTGGCGGCCCAAGCGCCGGTGGCACGCTGA
- a CDS encoding IclR family transcriptional regulator codes for MAESIATSKARQTSDDRYVSRGIVKAFEALTVLARSQSSLSVNELAARLDVTRSFAFRLMQTLESVGQVERVDDARYRLREGNHIGASRFVADLLQAAREPLRALSARFSETIGMSALFQNRIEVIHVIESPRLMRVTNVVGRILPPHASSMGKALTAHQPEAIRNTLIRNYGLLTITPNTITDQTQLEAEYARIRERSYAVDAEESIPDSTCFGVPVFLKTGEAIAAISVSFPTARLPREQGLDDLIQCLKSTSQAITDGL; via the coding sequence GTGGCTGAGTCGATAGCAACCTCCAAAGCACGACAGACGAGCGACGATCGTTATGTTTCCCGCGGCATCGTAAAGGCCTTCGAGGCTCTGACGGTGTTGGCGCGGAGTCAGTCCTCGCTGTCGGTAAACGAACTGGCGGCTCGGCTCGATGTCACCCGTAGCTTCGCTTTCCGGCTGATGCAGACTCTCGAGTCCGTCGGTCAGGTGGAACGCGTGGATGACGCGCGCTATCGTCTGCGCGAGGGCAACCACATTGGCGCTTCGCGATTCGTAGCCGATCTTTTGCAGGCGGCCCGCGAACCGTTGCGTGCGTTGAGTGCGCGCTTTTCCGAGACGATCGGCATGTCGGCGCTATTTCAGAACCGCATCGAAGTGATCCATGTGATCGAGAGTCCCCGGCTCATGCGCGTCACCAACGTGGTGGGCCGCATTCTGCCTCCGCATGCCAGTTCCATGGGCAAGGCCTTGACCGCGCATCAGCCGGAGGCCATCCGCAACACGTTGATCCGCAACTACGGACTGCTGACCATCACGCCGAACACCATCACCGACCAGACACAGCTCGAAGCCGAATACGCCCGCATCCGCGAACGCAGCTACGCCGTCGACGCCGAGGAGAGCATTCCGGACAGTACCTGCTTCGGCGTCCCCGTGTTTCTGAAGACCGGCGAAGCCATCGCCGCCATCAGCGTTTCGTTCCCCACGGCGCGTCTGCCACGGGAGCAAGGCTTGGACGACCTCATCCAGTGCTTGAAGTCCACCTCCCAAGCGATTACCGACGGGCTCTGA
- a CDS encoding transketolase C-terminal domain-containing protein, whose translation MSELYDCRRAFSDTLIELAQADRRIVAVVNDSVGSSNLGAFKKTFPDRLVNVGIAEQNMVGVAAGLANGGLIPFVCGASCFLTGRALEQVKVDLGYSNSNVKLCGMSSGLAYGELGPTHHSIEDLAWTRVIANMTVVVPADPVETAAALRTAAAYDGPVFLRLSRMPVPIVHPAGYAFKIGVAPRLRTGSDVTLIANGTMVCRALDAAALLAHEGIQAAVINMSSVRPLDRAAVLEAAQAGPIVTIEEHTVLGGLGGAVAEAVVELHPTPMRLLGVPATFAPTGSPSFLFQHFGLDPQQICGAALQLLKEHPVVPRPAHPLD comes from the coding sequence ATGAGCGAACTCTACGACTGCCGCAGAGCCTTCTCCGACACGCTCATCGAACTGGCCCAGGCCGACCGGCGCATCGTCGCCGTGGTCAACGATTCCGTCGGCTCCTCCAACCTGGGCGCTTTCAAAAAGACATTCCCTGACCGGCTGGTGAACGTCGGCATCGCCGAACAGAACATGGTGGGTGTGGCGGCCGGCCTGGCCAACGGCGGACTGATCCCCTTCGTCTGCGGAGCTTCGTGTTTCCTCACCGGACGCGCACTGGAACAGGTCAAGGTCGATCTGGGCTACAGCAATTCGAACGTGAAGCTCTGCGGCATGTCCAGCGGACTGGCCTACGGAGAACTCGGCCCCACTCACCATTCCATTGAGGATCTTGCCTGGACCCGCGTCATCGCCAACATGACCGTCGTGGTCCCCGCCGATCCGGTGGAGACCGCGGCCGCCCTGCGCACGGCCGCAGCTTACGATGGCCCGGTCTTCCTCCGCCTCAGCCGAATGCCGGTCCCCATCGTGCATCCCGCCGGCTACGCGTTCAAGATCGGCGTTGCACCACGCCTGCGCACCGGCTCGGACGTCACCCTGATCGCCAACGGCACCATGGTCTGCCGGGCACTCGATGCGGCAGCGCTGCTGGCACACGAAGGGATCCAGGCCGCCGTCATCAACATGTCCAGCGTGCGTCCTCTGGACCGCGCGGCGGTTCTCGAAGCCGCGCAAGCCGGGCCCATTGTCACCATTGAGGAACACACCGTTCTGGGCGGGCTCGGCGGCGCCGTGGCCGAAGCCGTCGTGGAGCTCCACCCCACGCCGATGCGCCTGCTGGGCGTCCCGGCAACCTTCGCCCCCACCGGTTCCCCGTCATTCCTGTTCCAGCACTTTGGGCTCGATCCGCAACAGATTTGCGGAGCCGCCCTGCAGCTATTGAAGGAGCACCCCGTTGTCCCGCGCCCAGCTCATCCTCTCGATTGA
- a CDS encoding DUF2291 domain-containing protein, translating into MIGAARNSAIAVLSLGLVSCVPWTVRPIQPETAAPTGSTATANPAAYVDSIWLAKLLPSVSTSAVEARVLLDALAASPEQAITRYGRREPDAPPYFVVKGAGTVVSVDTHSRQGLLLVDIAPFDRRPDMSIQIGPVLRGTSLRDATGIVHFSDFVNQLQFADVGNELNNRVLKTVLANLEPTQLKGRIVSFTGTLAAEAKADPPLRELVPVALTVEERRQ; encoded by the coding sequence ATGATCGGCGCTGCACGCAATTCAGCGATCGCGGTCCTCTCCCTGGGCCTGGTGTCCTGCGTGCCTTGGACGGTGCGCCCCATCCAGCCGGAAACGGCAGCACCAACCGGCTCCACGGCTACCGCAAACCCGGCGGCCTATGTCGACTCCATCTGGTTGGCGAAGCTCCTGCCCTCCGTCTCAACCTCGGCCGTCGAAGCCAGAGTCCTGCTCGATGCACTGGCCGCTTCGCCCGAACAGGCCATCACCCGCTATGGCCGCCGTGAACCCGACGCTCCGCCCTATTTCGTAGTCAAGGGTGCGGGCACAGTCGTCAGCGTGGATACCCATTCACGTCAGGGGCTCCTGCTGGTCGACATCGCCCCCTTCGACCGCAGGCCGGACATGTCCATTCAGATCGGCCCGGTCCTCCGCGGCACCTCACTGCGCGACGCCACCGGCATCGTCCACTTCAGCGACTTCGTGAACCAACTGCAGTTCGCCGACGTCGGCAACGAGCTGAACAATCGCGTCCTGAAGACCGTCCTGGCCAACCTCGAGCCCACTCAACTCAAGGGCCGAATCGTATCGTTCACCGGAACGCTCGCTGCGGAAGCCAAGGCGGATCCGCCCCTGCGCGAGCTCGTCCCGGTCGCTTTGACGGTGGAGGAACGCCGCCAATGA